ctattgcaagaaagggccgcagtgggtgcaggtttttattccaaccgatccaagcacggacaatttaaccaatgaggttcctTCTGTAACCagcagcacctgacggcaatcagCTGATGACATTTTAAGACACCACGTTGGTGTAAATGTATCTTATTCTTGGGTTGGATTGAAAACCAACACCCACtttggcccttgaggaccactTTTGATGTTGATTTTGATATCTGGTGTACATTTGAATAACTGCCGTGTAGAAAAAAGCTGCGTTCAAGTCGTTTGATGGTTGCGAGGTAAAGTTCTAAACATTTCTTCTTGGAACTTTCACTCCACTGGCTCGGGCTCGGCGTCCATGCAGGTTTCCCACGGGTTCCTCGGCATTTGCGGCATGGACAGGATGAGAAGAGCGATGCcggtgaggaagaggaggatgaagcCCACGCAGGCGCAAGCGAAGGACCAGCTGTAGTAGTACTGCATCCAGATGGTGTCCTCGCTCTCGATCATGCGTTTGACCGATTGACGCATCACCTCCAGCGAGATGAAGGAACACAGACCTGCAAGGGAGAAATGATGAGGTTTTGCTGCGGAATGGGGGACTTGGAGTGAAGCCCACCTACCTGAGAAGGCAAAAAACATTCCAGAAGGTTTGAGAAGGTAGAGTCTTCCTTTTCCTTTACCCGTGCAGGAGCCAATCAAACACAGAGAGCCGAAAATCATGAAGGCCAGACTGAAGATGGAGATGGCCGCCGCAGAGATGTTGTACTCTGGAATGAGAGATCAGCTTGTTTTGGTTTCCTTCAAAAATTATTTACAAGGTTCGCTTCCTTAAAGAAATATatcaaatgtataaaaattgcAGCACATAGCACATAATAGATGACGATGTTGACATACACAGTTTGACCCAGGTCAACAGAAGTATTCTTGTAACAGAATCCACTTTTCTGTGGATTTTGCTTTTACTTTTAGAGATTGAATATCATTTTAACCCATTATAAGTTTACTACATTtggtatattttaaaataatagttATAACCTACCCCCACGAATACTCTCAAATGTAATATCCACACACGTGTATGGCAAGTCCTAATTTGAATTGTATGTCTTTTTTCTCATTATTAATCACAACCAGAATATTCGGgaaaacacatatatatatatatatatatatatatatatatatatatatatatatatatatatatatatatatatatatatatatatatatatatatatatatatatatatatatatatgtatatatatatgtatatatatgtgtatatatgtatatatatgtgtatatatatatatatatgtatatgtatatgtatgtatatatatatatgtatatgtatatatatatatatatatatatatatatatatatatatgtatatatatatatatgtatgtatatatatatatgtatgtatatatatatatatatatatatatatgtatgtatatatatatatatatatatatatatatatatatatatatatatatatatatatatatata
The Stigmatopora argus isolate UIUO_Sarg chromosome 7, RoL_Sarg_1.0, whole genome shotgun sequence DNA segment above includes these coding regions:
- the LOC144076934 gene encoding voltage-dependent calcium channel gamma-1 subunit-like — its product is MEKRTKINIAIFVLLVGMACMFTAVVTDYWAVLSPRVQKVNATCEAAHFGLWRLCKKTIYISEDDYQEKHGCGPITLPGEENCTYFGHFTPGQDSEIFEHKTQKEYNISAAAISIFSLAFMIFGSLCLIGSCTGKGKGRLYLLKPSGMFFAFSGLCSFISLEVMRQSVKRMIESEDTIWMQYYYSWSFACACVGFILLFLTGIALLILSMPQMPRNPWETCMDAEPEPVE